Within Patescibacteria group bacterium, the genomic segment TTAAGGTCGCTAAAGTAAAAGCTTGGCGAGCTAAACCAAAGACAACGAGTGAATTAGAAGCGGCCAAGACTGTTAAGGAAGAGTCAGCCAAGGAAGTAAAAGTAGAATCGGTTGCTCCGCCAGCTGCTTAATTATAAATATTTTAAAACCTCCCCAAATAAGTTGACTTCGGGGAGGTTTTTGTTTTACCATAAGTCTTGTTGTTTGTTCTTTGATAATTTAAACGACTATATTATAAGGTTGGCCGAAAGTCTGACAAAAGGTCGAAATATTTATCAGTTTTAGGTCCGGACCAAAGATTGGTTGTTTTTTTAAAGAATGAATGGCAGTTTTATCTTTAGTGTTATGAATATGTCACAAGATATACCGAAAGACCAGGAATTCATTGACTACGTTGTGAAAGCGTTGGTTGATCATCCTGAGGGAGTTAAGACCGAAAGAACGGTTGATGAAATGGGTGTTCTTATTACCCTACACGTCAGCCCTGAAGATATGGGACAGGTTATTGGCCGTAGTGGTCAAACTGCCCGCAGCTTACGCACCCTTTTGCGGGTGGTAGGCGCTAAGAATAATGCTCGAGTGAATCTTAAGATTTACGAGCCAGAAGGATCCAAGGGTCCTAGGTACAGCCGAGAAGAGCGCGCCCCGATGTCGGGTGAAGGTGATTCCGCTGCTACCGATACATCGATGGTTGATGATTTGAAGATATAAAATTGTTTTTAAACAGCCCTCCGCTACCAGTGGAGGGCTGTTTAATGGCCAAGATTTATTTAGCAAGGAATTTGGGTGATTTTCGATTTTTTTTGGACTTTTTTAAATAATTCAAATAATATGGTAGTTATGAAAAAGTTTGAAATAGTTTCCATTTTCCCCCAGGCTTT encodes:
- a CDS encoding KH domain-containing protein; its protein translation is MSQDIPKDQEFIDYVVKALVDHPEGVKTERTVDEMGVLITLHVSPEDMGQVIGRSGQTARSLRTLLRVVGAKNNARVNLKIYEPEGSKGPRYSREERAPMSGEGDSAATDTSMVDDLKI